Genomic window (Trueperaceae bacterium):
ACGACACCGCGTCGGGCGCGCTGGGCGCCCCGCGCTCGTACTCGTGGAGCGGCCATAACTGGGCGGTGGCCGCCCGCTCCGACGACCTGTTCTACGGTCACTGCGCCTGCGGCGGCTCGACCTCCCTGGAGTACTTCGACCTCGCGACGGACGCCGGCATCGTAGACATCGACTATTACGGCACCATCGGCGAGTTCGGCATCAGGTACGGGTACTTCGACGGTACGAACCCGGTCCTCGGCGGCTCGCTCTGGTCCGGCCCGTCACGTTCCAACGCGCTCGTCACGGTGGATGCCGACACGCTCGTACCGATCGCCGACCGCACGATCCTGGACGGCTTGAGCCCGGCCGCGCTCACCCTGCATGACGGCGAGCTGCTTGCGCTACTCTCCGACAGGATCGTCGTCGTCGGCGATGACGGCCGGGCCGAGCGGACCTACAAGGTCGCGGGCATCGGCCCGCGGTCCATGCGCGGTATCGCCTCCGCGGGGGGCACGCTGTACGTCCTAGCCAGGGATGACAGCACCGGCTGGGCTCACATCTACGAGGTCGAACTGGAGTAACCCATCAGCCTGGCCAAACCCTCGGCCAACGAGGCGACCCACCAGAGCCTGTCGTGACCGCCGTTGAACTCCAGGTAGCCGAGGTCGTAACCCTTGGCTAGCAGCACGTCGCGCAGGTGGCGGGTGTGCTGCAACATCCCGCGCTCGTGCAGGCCGACCTCGAGCCGGAACTTCACGGGCAGGCGCTCGGCCCAGGCGAAGCAGCGGTTGAGCCAAGCGGGCTCTTCGCCGAGCGCCCGCGTCGTCGGCCACCAGAGCGAACCCGACTGGCTGTAGGCGTTGCCGAACCGGTGTGGCGCGCGCAGCGCGGCGTAGGCGGCCGTGAGCCCGCCCAGGCTGGCCCCGGCGATGATCGTGCGCTCCGGCGCGAAGGCCAGACCCTCAGCGGCCAGCCGTGGGAGCAGCTCTTCGTCCAGGGCGTCAACGAACGCCGGCGAGCAGGCGAGTTCCCTTAGGCGCGTCGGCACGTCGACGGAGTCGATCAGGACGGCGGTCATGGGCGGCAAGAGGCCGGCGGCGATCGGCGCGTCGAGCACGGCGTCGATCAGGGCGCGGCGCGCCCAGTCCTCGCCGTCCGTCATGACCAGCAACCAGTCGCCTTGTCCGGCCGCCGACGTGTAGGTCCACACGGAGCGTTCGTTGCCGAGGAGCGCGCTCTTGAAGCGCGTCTCCTCGAGCCTGCCCGAGGCGACGCGTCCAGAGCCGCCTTCGACGACGGAGGCGCCGTTCGGGACGCGCTTGGAGGCGGTCTTGGGGGCCGCGTCCGAGGCGGCGCCGGTGGCGCTCACCGTGGTCGCCGGCACGCCGGGCAGCTCGACCCACGACCCGTCGGTCACGAGCGCCTGCCACGCGCCCGCGCGTCTATGCAGCGGGTCCGGTCGGGCGCACGCCTGGGCGCCGGACCAGCGCTCGAGGTCGGCGCGGGGCGTGCCGCTGCCTGCTGCCAGCGAGCGCTCCACGAAGGCGAGCGCGCCGGCGGGCGGTTCGTCCGGCGGCGTGCCGAGGGCGTAGCTCGCGCGCCAGTCGGAGCGCATGCGCAGCGTCAGGTGGCGCAGGTCGGTGCCTGGCATGCGGCGGAGCACGCTGTCGGAGTAGGCGTCGGGCTCCGTGACGCGGTTGGCCAGGAGCACCACGTCCTTCGCCGGGTCGCCCTCGCGCGCCACGAACGTCACGAGAAGCTCGTCCGTGGAGTCCGGCGCCGGCTCGACGAGCGGGGTGCCGACCGCCTCGACGTGGCGCCAGAAGTCGGCGAGGGCGCCGTCGCCGCCGGTGGCGAGCGCGCGCCCGAGCGCAGCGATGGTGGGGCTGCTGGCGAGCTTGGGGCCCGGTCTCTGATGTTTGGGTGGGACGGTGATGCCAGACGCCGGGCGCGGCAGTGGGTCTTCCATCGCCTAATCTTGACCGATTTACTCAGGATACGGTAGCGTCGCACCGTCGAACGTCCGGCGCGGCCGGACCCCGGCGCGCGCCGCGGCCCGTCACGGACAGGAAAGGACCATCACGACATGACGACTTCAACAGGTCGTTTCACCCTTCGCAGCCTCCTCTTCGTCTCGGCGCTGGCGCTCGTGGCTCTCGGCTCCGCCCAGGGCGCGAGCTGGCCCCGCGCCTTCACGAACGCCGACGGCACGACCACCGTCATCCCGAGCCAGCCGCAGCGCATCCTCTCCACGTCCGTCAGCGTCACGGGCAGCCTGCTCGCCATCGACGCGCCCGTCGTCGCCAGCGGCTCCGCCGGTAACGGGACCTACTTCGCGCAGTGGGCCAAGGTGGCCGAGGAGCGTGGGGTGGTGAACGTCTGGCCGGCCGGCGCCGTCGACCTCGAGGCAGCGTACGCCGCGGAGCCCGACCTCATCGTGGTCTCCACGAGCGGCGCCGACTCCACCCTCGACCAGCTCGCCGAGCTGCAGGAGATCGCCCCGACGATCGTCGTCGACTACGGCGGTCAGACCTGGCAGGAGCTCGCCACGCAGCTCGCCGCGGCCGTCGGCAGCGAGGCGCATGCCGCCGAGGTCATCGCGGACTTCGACGCCTACGTGGCCGCCGCCAAGGTCCGGATCCACGTGCCCGCCGGCACCGCCAACATCATCAGCTTCAACGGCGCCGGCACCACCAACCCGATCGCTCGTGCCGTCGGCGCGCATGCGCAGCTGCTGAGCAGCCTCGGCTTCCTCATCGAGGACCCCGACCCGGCATGGCACACCCAGGCCACCCTCCGTAACGACTTCGTGTGGGCCGAGTTCGAGCGCCTGACGGACCTCACCTCGGAGACGACCTTCCTCTTGCGCTTCGGCCCCGACGGTGTCGCGTCGTTCGTGTCCGAGCCCGTCCTCGCCAACATGCCGTCGGTGAAGGCCGGTCAGGTCTACGGTCTCGGCGTGAACTCGTTCCGTATCGATTACTACAGCGCTACCGAGATCGTCGACGGCATCGTCGCCGAGTTCGGCAACTGAACAACCTCGTGGCGCGCCGCCCGCTCGTGGTGGTCGCCGGCGTGGCACTCCTGGTGGTGCTCGCCCTGCTCAGCTTCGGGGTGGGAACCAAGCCGCTCGCGCCGAGCACCACCTGGGACGCCGTCTTCGCCTTCGACCCCGCCAACTCCGACCACCTGCTCGTCAGGTACCTGCGCCTGCCGCGGACGGCCCTGGCCGTGGTGGTCGGCTGCTGCCTCGGGGTGGCGGGGGCGGTCATGCAGGCGCTCACGCGCAACGCCCTTGCCGACCCCGGCATCCTCGGCGTCAACGCCGGCGCGGCCGCGGCGATAGCCGCGGCCATCGCGTTCTTCGGGGTCACGAACGTGACGGGCTACATGTGGTTCGGGCTCCTCGGCGCCGCGCTGGCCGGGGCGGCCGTCTACTTCCTCGGCGGCATGCGGCGCGGGTCGAGCCCCGTGAGGTTGGTGCTGGCGGGCGCGGCGCTCTCCATCGTCCTCCTCGCCCTCACCCAGGTCGTCATCGTCAACAGCGAGGAGACGGTGTTCGACCAGTTCAGGCACTGGACGGTCGGCTCGCTCCAAGGGCGCGGGACCGGCGTCGTACTCCCAGTGAGCCTCCTGGCGCTCGTGGGCGTTGGAACGGCGTTCGGCCTGGCCAAGGCGCTCAACGCCGTGGTCCTCGGCGAGGAGATAGGGAGGTCGCTCGGCGCCGACCCCGTCAGGGTCTGGAGCCTGGCCGCCCTCGTCGTGATCCTGACGAGCGGGGCGGCCACCGCCGCCGCCGGGCCGGTCGGTTTCGTCGGCCTCACCGCTCCGCACCTCGCGCGCTTCGTCGCGGGCCCCGATCATAGATGGGTGCTACCCGTCTCCATGCTCTTCTCCGCGATCCTCGTGCTCGGCGCCGACGTGCTGGGTCGCGTCGTGGCGCCGCCCGGCGAGGTCGGTATCGGGATCATGGTCGCCCTCATCGGTGGCCCGTTCTTCGTGTACCTGGTCCGCAGCCGCAAGCTGGTGCAACTGTGAGCGCGCCGGCCGCGCACCCGAACGCCACGCCGACCGCAGCCAAGCATGCCGCTCGCGGTTGGGTCGTGTGGCGCTGGCGCGACCTCTCGCTCGCCTGGCGGCCCAGGCAGGCCGCGGTCGTGATCGCGCTGCTGGCCACGACCGCGCTCGTCGCCGCCGTCGCCATGACCGTAGGGACCTTCCACGTGGCGTTGGCCGACGTCTTCGCGATCCTCGCCGGCAGGGGAGAGGGCGGCGTCGGGGAGCGGATCGTCATGAACATCCGGCTGCCGCGCGTCCTCGCCGGCATCTTCGCCGGAGCCGCGCTCGGGGCGTCCGGAGCCGTGTTCCAGTCCGTGTCGCGCAACGCCCTCGGGTCGCCAGACGTCATAGGCTTCACGACCGGCGCCGCCACGGGCGCCATCTCCCAGATCGTCCTCTTCGGCGGCGGCCCCAACCAGGTGGCCGCCGCGGCCGTGATCGGCGGGGTGCTCACGGCGGCGGTCGTCTACCTCCTGGCGCTCAAGGGCGGCATGGTGGGCGGCTACCGCCTCCTGCTGACCGGCATCGGCGTCGGCGCCGTCCTCGGCGCCCTCAACGGGCTGCTGCTCGTCAGGGGCGCGCTCGACGACGCCGTCAACGCCAACCTCTGGCTCGCCGGCTCGCTCAACGCGCGCAAGTGGACCCACGTGTACCCCGTCATGCTCGGCACGCTCGCGCTCGTGCCGCTGCTCGCCCTCGGGGCCAAGCGCCTCTCGCTCATGGAGATGGGCGACGACCTCGCCAGGCAGCTGGGCGTCGCGGTCGAGCGCACGAGGCTGCTCAGCGTGTTCGGCGCGGTCCTGCTGGCCGCCTTGGCTACGGCCGCCACCGGCCCCATCGCCTTCGTCGCGCTGGCCGCGCCGCAACTGGTCGTACGCCTCGGCGGCCGCTCCGACCTGCCGGTGATCGGCGCCGCGGCCATGGGCGCCTGCCTGCTGGTGGCGGCCGACCTCCTCACCCAACTCGCCCCCTTGGGCGCCAACCTCCCGATCGGGCGCATGACGGGCGTCATCGGGGGCGTGTACCTGATCTGGCTGCTCACCCGCGGTCGGAACCTATGAGCGAGCTGCTGGCCGCCCGAGAGGTGACGCTCGCCTACGACGGCGCGACGGTCGCCCGCGACGTGAGCGTCGCCGTTCCGGCCGGGCGCGTCACCGTCATCATCGGTCCGAACGCGTGCGGCAAGACCACGTTGCTGAGGGCGCTGGCGCGCCTGCTCGCACCGAAGAGCGGCAACGTCGTGCTGGACGGGAAGGACATCCGCAGGTACGGCACGAAGGAGGTCGCCAGGCGCCTCGGGCTGCTGCCGCAGGCGATGACGGCGCCCTTCGGCATCACTGTGGCCGACCTCGTCGCCAGGGGGCGCTTCCCGCACCAGGAGCTGTTCAGGCAGTGGTCGCCCGCGGACGAGGAGGCCGTGCAGGCGGCCATGCGCCTCACGCGCGTCACGGCGCTGGCGGAGCGCGAGGTCGACGAGCTCTCCGGCGGCCAGCGCCAGCGCGTGTGGCTGGCCATGGTGCTGGCGCAGGCGACGCCCCTCATGCTCCTCGACGAGCCGACCACCTACCTGGACATCGCGCATCAGCTCGACGTGCTCGAGCTCTGCCGCAAGCTCAACCGCGAGGAGGGGCGCACGCTCGTGATGGTGCTCCACGACCTCAACCAGGCCGCGCGCTACGCGGACCACCTCGTCGTCATGAAGGACGGCGCCGTCGTGGCCGAAGGCGCCCCGGCCGACGTGCTGACGGTCGAGCTGCTCGCGCGCACTTTCGCCCTCGAGGCGCGCATCGCGACCGACCCGGTGTCCTCCACGCCCATGGTGATCCCGGTCGCCAGCCTCGAGCGACACGACTGAGCTTGCGTTACCCGATGCCGGCGACGAACCGCTTGGCGAGCGCCAGCGTGTCGGTGATGGCCGTGCCGACCACCACCGCATGCGCCCCGGCCGCGAAGGCCGCCTTGACCTGCTCCGGTGTGCCGTACCGCCCCTCGGCGACGACCGGCCGGTCCTGCGCCGCGGCCAGGGCGGCGACAAGCGCCAGGTCCGGTCCGTTCGGCGGCGGCTCGCCGTTCGTGTAACCCGAGAGGGTGGTCGCGACGAGGTCGGCCCCCGCCTCCGCGGCGGCCACGCCTTCCGCGACGCAGGAGACATCGGCCATGATCGGCAGGTCGAGGAAGGTGGCGCGGATCTGTCGGATGAGCTCGGCGGCGCTCGGCGCCCCCGTCCCCGTGCGTGGCCGCAGCGTCGCGTCCACCGCGACCAGGTCGGCGCCGGCGGCCACCAGCGCCTCGACGGAGGCGAGGCCGGGCGTGATGTAGGCGACGGGGTCTATGTCCGGGCGCTTGTCGATGCCGATGATCGGGACCGAGACGTTCGCCCTGATCGCGGCCACGAACGCCGGGCCGTCCGCCCGGATGCCGACGGCGCCGGCCAGCTCCGCCGCCCTCGCCATGGCCGCCATGTGGCTCGGGTGGCGCAGCGGCGAACCCTCCGGCGCCTGGCACGAGATGACGAGGCCGCCGCGCAGCGCCGCGATCACGGCGCGCGTACGCGGACGGGCGGTCGGCGAGACCGGCAGGGCGCTCACGCCGCCCCTCCAGCGCGCTGGCCGCCCGGTGCCGCGCCCCGTTCGGTACCGCGTTCGTCGGTGCGCTCGATGGCGTAGTCGATCTCGAAGACGCGCTGCCATGGGAACGCCAGGTGCGTGACCCGGTAAGGCAGCCCGAACCTCAGCGACTCGGCGTCGAGACCCGCGCGCGCCTGGTCGGCCACGGCGCCTTGCCGTGCCGCCGGCACGAACCCGCCCAGCCCGAGGGGCTTGAGCTCCGGCTGCAAGAGGAGGCGGGTGCGCACGCGCGCCTGGTAGAGCCAGTCGTCGACGAGGCGGGCCGCGACGGCCAGCTCCAGCGCCGCGCGGTCCGCGCCGAGGGCCGCCAGGCAGCCGAGCGTCACGGCCGAGCCGAGGGCGTTGCCCGCCGTGTTCCAACCCCCGTAGCCGGCGAGCAGCGGCAGCGCGCCGTCGGTGGCCAGCCCCGTCATGAGCAGGTCGTCCGCGCCGTTGACATGGGCCACGTCGGCGAGCGCGACGAGCGCGGGGCCGTCCAGGAGCGCCCGGAGGGTGTCGCGGAAGGCCGGCAACGACCGGTCGAGGCCGTCGACGGGCGCCTCCGCGGCGGCGAGCCAGGCCTGCTCGTCCTCGGTCAGCGCGCCGGGGTGCTCGGCGGCGTAGCCAATCGCGTGCGACGCGCCGCCCTGCCCCTGCGACCGCGAGGGGCTGTTGACGCCGAGCCAGAGGTCGACCGGCGCGCCGGGGGGCAACTGCACGGCGCCGGCGGCGCGAAGGTGGACGGTGACGAGGTCGCCGAGGGGCCGGTCCTCGTACGCCGTCTGGACGTCGGCGCCGCGCCGCGACGCGTAGAACGCGCTCACGCGCGGTCTGCGCCCGATCACCCGCGAGGCGAGGCGGGCGATCAGCGCCTGCGCGACCTCGTCGGCGCCCGGGTAGACGAGCACACGGTCGTCCAGGCCGCGGCGCCGGACCTCCGCCTCGAGGCGGCGCCGGTTCATCACGTTCAGGCCCCACTCCGCCGTGTCGTCCTGGTTGAGGACGAGCGTGTCGATCACGCCGTCCGCTACGAGGTCGAGCGCGGCCAGGTTGACCGCGAGCGTGCGCTGCCTGATGTCGAGCTGGTCCTGCCAGACCTCGGCGGGCAGCTCGGCGCGCAGGCCGGCGAGCTCGCGCGCTTCCTCGGCGCTGAGCGCGTCGGCGACGGCGCGATGCTCCAGCACGGAGCGCCGGAAGATGGCGCGGCCGTACGAGCGGTAGTAGCTCGGCTCCTCCGCGTCGTCGTCCTCGCGGCTGACGCGCTGGATGCTGCTGAACGCGAGGA
Coding sequences:
- a CDS encoding DUF4127 family protein, whose amino-acid sequence is MKGSTTIDSLLLIPLDERPINAAYPRLLTDALGWGLASPTPLLGGRKTPADVAGLADWLLAAASGAGASGGASGSPSGRPLGAVIALDTLAWGGLIPSRQSGNDLGGALGRLEVLRRMREAAPGLPILAFSSIQRVSREDDDAEEPSYYRSYGRAIFRRSVLEHRAVADALSAEEARELAGLRAELPAEVWQDQLDIRQRTLAVNLAALDLVADGVIDTLVLNQDDTAEWGLNVMNRRRLEAEVRRRGLDDRVLVYPGADEVAQALIARLASRVIGRRPRVSAFYASRRGADVQTAYEDRPLGDLVTVHLRAAGAVQLPPGAPVDLWLGVNSPSRSQGQGGASHAIGYAAEHPGALTEDEQAWLAAAEAPVDGLDRSLPAFRDTLRALLDGPALVALADVAHVNGADDLLMTGLATDGALPLLAGYGGWNTAGNALGSAVTLGCLAALGADRAALELAVAARLVDDWLYQARVRTRLLLQPELKPLGLGGFVPAARQGAVADQARAGLDAESLRFGLPYRVTHLAFPWQRVFEIDYAIERTDERGTERGAAPGGQRAGGAA
- a CDS encoding putative N-acetylmannosamine-6-phosphate 2-epimerase, with the protein product MSALPVSPTARPRTRAVIAALRGGLVISCQAPEGSPLRHPSHMAAMARAAELAGAVGIRADGPAFVAAIRANVSVPIIGIDKRPDIDPVAYITPGLASVEALVAAGADLVAVDATLRPRTGTGAPSAAELIRQIRATFLDLPIMADVSCVAEGVAAAEAGADLVATTLSGYTNGEPPPNGPDLALVAALAAAQDRPVVAEGRYGTPEQVKAAFAAGAHAVVVGTAITDTLALAKRFVAGIG
- a CDS encoding iron ABC transporter permease, coding for MARRPLVVVAGVALLVVLALLSFGVGTKPLAPSTTWDAVFAFDPANSDHLLVRYLRLPRTALAVVVGCCLGVAGAVMQALTRNALADPGILGVNAGAAAAIAAAIAFFGVTNVTGYMWFGLLGAALAGAAVYFLGGMRRGSSPVRLVLAGAALSIVLLALTQVVIVNSEETVFDQFRHWTVGSLQGRGTGVVLPVSLLALVGVGTAFGLAKALNAVVLGEEIGRSLGADPVRVWSLAALVVILTSGAATAAAGPVGFVGLTAPHLARFVAGPDHRWVLPVSMLFSAILVLGADVLGRVVAPPGEVGIGIMVALIGGPFFVYLVRSRKLVQL
- the fepB gene encoding Fe2+-enterobactin ABC transporter substrate-binding protein, with the translated sequence MTTSTGRFTLRSLLFVSALALVALGSAQGASWPRAFTNADGTTTVIPSQPQRILSTSVSVTGSLLAIDAPVVASGSAGNGTYFAQWAKVAEERGVVNVWPAGAVDLEAAYAAEPDLIVVSTSGADSTLDQLAELQEIAPTIVVDYGGQTWQELATQLAAAVGSEAHAAEVIADFDAYVAAAKVRIHVPAGTANIISFNGAGTTNPIARAVGAHAQLLSSLGFLIEDPDPAWHTQATLRNDFVWAEFERLTDLTSETTFLLRFGPDGVASFVSEPVLANMPSVKAGQVYGLGVNSFRIDYYSATEIVDGIVAEFGN
- the fes gene encoding enterochelin esterase, with amino-acid sequence MEDPLPRPASGITVPPKHQRPGPKLASSPTIAALGRALATGGDGALADFWRHVEAVGTPLVEPAPDSTDELLVTFVAREGDPAKDVVLLANRVTEPDAYSDSVLRRMPGTDLRHLTLRMRSDWRASYALGTPPDEPPAGALAFVERSLAAGSGTPRADLERWSGAQACARPDPLHRRAGAWQALVTDGSWVELPGVPATTVSATGAASDAAPKTASKRVPNGASVVEGGSGRVASGRLEETRFKSALLGNERSVWTYTSAAGQGDWLLVMTDGEDWARRALIDAVLDAPIAAGLLPPMTAVLIDSVDVPTRLRELACSPAFVDALDEELLPRLAAEGLAFAPERTIIAGASLGGLTAAYAALRAPHRFGNAYSQSGSLWWPTTRALGEEPAWLNRCFAWAERLPVKFRLEVGLHERGMLQHTRHLRDVLLAKGYDLGYLEFNGGHDRLWWVASLAEGLARLMGYSSSTS
- a CDS encoding ABC transporter ATP-binding protein; the encoded protein is MSELLAAREVTLAYDGATVARDVSVAVPAGRVTVIIGPNACGKTTLLRALARLLAPKSGNVVLDGKDIRRYGTKEVARRLGLLPQAMTAPFGITVADLVARGRFPHQELFRQWSPADEEAVQAAMRLTRVTALAEREVDELSGGQRQRVWLAMVLAQATPLMLLDEPTTYLDIAHQLDVLELCRKLNREEGRTLVMVLHDLNQAARYADHLVVMKDGAVVAEGAPADVLTVELLARTFALEARIATDPVSSTPMVIPVASLERHD
- a CDS encoding iron chelate uptake ABC transporter family permease subunit — encoded protein: MSAPAAHPNATPTAAKHAARGWVVWRWRDLSLAWRPRQAAVVIALLATTALVAAVAMTVGTFHVALADVFAILAGRGEGGVGERIVMNIRLPRVLAGIFAGAALGASGAVFQSVSRNALGSPDVIGFTTGAATGAISQIVLFGGGPNQVAAAAVIGGVLTAAVVYLLALKGGMVGGYRLLLTGIGVGAVLGALNGLLLVRGALDDAVNANLWLAGSLNARKWTHVYPVMLGTLALVPLLALGAKRLSLMEMGDDLARQLGVAVERTRLLSVFGAVLLAALATAATGPIAFVALAAPQLVVRLGGRSDLPVIGAAAMGACLLVAADLLTQLAPLGANLPIGRMTGVIGGVYLIWLLTRGRNL